The Drosophila biarmipes strain raj3 chromosome 2L, RU_DBia_V1.1, whole genome shotgun sequence genome has a window encoding:
- the LOC108029059 gene encoding lectizyme, translating to MRQFVILFALALAAASASLIPQPGFPEGRIINGYEAEKGEAPYIVSLQTTSKSHFCAASLISSRCLLTAGHCLLSYTQGVAVAGAHSRLDQTSVQSRKFDSSQFVIHEDYSGGVGPNDIGLIRLSKEDAFDLNAVARDGSNPVGVVSLPSKTFEGTGDGYLYGWGRDNSGSLPTNLQTLKVDIIGYTDCQAAMPVTAKVAESNVCTYTAGTTDGACNGDSGGPLVKVTENGAELVGLVSWGFTPCATTSYPSVYTNTISFLSWIEQNRDDIE from the coding sequence ATGAGACAATTCGTGATCCTATTCGCACTAGCTCTGGCCGCGGCCTCGGCCAGCCTGATCCCCCAGCCGGGATTTCCCGAGGGGCGCATCATCAACGGCTACGAGGCGGAGAAGGGAGAGGCGCCCTACATAGTATCCTTGCAGACGACGTCCAAGTCGCACTTTTGTGCCGCATCGCTGATCAGCAGTAGGTGCCTCTTGACCGCCGGCCACTGTCTTCTGAGCTACACGCAAGGGGTGGCCGTTGCCGGAGCCCACAGTCGCCTCGACCAGACGAGCGTCCAGTCCAGAAAGTTCGACAGCTCCCAGTTCGTGATCCACGAGGACTACAGCGGCGGGGTGGGACCCAACGACATCGGTCTGATCCGGCTGAGCAAGGAGGACGCCTTCGACCTGAACGCCGTGGCCCGGGACGGCAGCAATCCGGTGGGTGTGGTGAGTCTCCCATCCAAGACGTTCGAGGGCACTGGCGATGGATACCTGTACGGTTGGGGTCGCGACAACTCGGGATCGCTGCCCACGAATCTTCAGACTCTGAAGGTCGACATCATTGGGTACACGGACTGCCAAGCCGCCATGCCCGTCACCGCCAAGGTGGCGGAAAGCAATGTGTGCACCTACACCGCCGGAACAACCGACGGAGCTTGCAATGGAGACAGCGGCGGCCCATTGGTCAAGGTGACCGAAAACGGAGCCGAACTGGTTGGCCTCGTATCCTGGGGATTTACACCCTGCGCAACCACCTCCTATCCCTCGGTGTACACAAACACCATTTCCTTCTTGTCCTGGATCGAACAGAACCGTGACGACATTGAGTAG